One part of the Streptomyces sp. AM 2-1-1 genome encodes these proteins:
- a CDS encoding DUF6243 family protein produces MAKSRNNLLGVGGQRKKLSRADQQGAGTVRDADRKVAEDKKQELVRKMRERATGTAPETDAAATDASVTGADAAEDRS; encoded by the coding sequence ATGGCCAAGAGCCGCAACAACCTCCTCGGCGTCGGCGGACAGCGCAAGAAGCTGTCCCGGGCCGACCAGCAGGGCGCGGGCACCGTCCGCGACGCCGACCGCAAGGTGGCGGAGGACAAGAAGCAGGAACTGGTGCGCAAGATGCGCGAGCGCGCCACCGGCACCGCCCCGGAGACCGACGCCGCCGCGACGGACGCTTCCGTGACCGGCGCGGACGCCGCCGAGGACCGGAGCTGA
- the bla gene encoding class A beta-lactamase, producing the protein MTLRTERRKALLVPQRPSTPSLSRRGLLGLAGAATAGTLLTARPAHAAGATALPGRAPDAAGAALTALEREHGARVGAYARNLATGRTVAHRAGERFPLCSTFKTLAAAAVLRDLDRDGEVLGRLIRYTEADLVTASDVTRAHLATGMTVAELCEAAICDSDNTAGNLLLRELGGPAAVTRFCRSVGDHRTRLDRWEPELNSAEPWLRRDTTTPYALSRTYAGLVLGDVLAPHDRERLTGWLLNCRTSGTRFRTGLPAGWTIADKTGGGSYGTCNDTGIAWTASGEPVVVTVLTTKPEATAVGDHPLVAKAAGVLAAAVG; encoded by the coding sequence ATGACCTTACGTACGGAACGACGAAAGGCCCTCCTCGTGCCGCAGCGCCCGTCCACCCCGTCCCTCTCCCGCCGGGGCCTGCTGGGTCTCGCCGGAGCGGCGACCGCCGGTACGCTCCTCACCGCCCGGCCCGCCCACGCCGCCGGCGCGACCGCGCTCCCGGGAAGGGCCCCCGACGCGGCGGGGGCCGCGCTGACGGCCCTCGAGCGGGAGCACGGCGCCCGGGTCGGCGCGTACGCCCGCAACCTCGCCACCGGCCGCACGGTGGCGCACCGGGCCGGGGAGCGCTTCCCGCTCTGCTCCACCTTCAAGACGCTCGCGGCGGCGGCCGTCCTGCGCGACCTGGACCGCGACGGCGAGGTGCTGGGGCGGCTGATCCGCTATACGGAGGCGGACCTGGTCACGGCCTCCGACGTCACGCGGGCCCATCTGGCCACCGGGATGACGGTGGCGGAACTCTGCGAGGCCGCCATCTGCGACAGCGACAACACCGCGGGCAACCTGCTGCTGCGGGAGCTGGGCGGTCCGGCGGCGGTCACCCGCTTCTGCCGGTCGGTCGGCGACCACCGGACCCGGCTGGACCGGTGGGAGCCGGAGCTGAACTCGGCGGAGCCCTGGCTGCGCCGGGACACCACCACCCCGTACGCGCTCTCCCGTACGTACGCCGGGCTGGTCCTCGGTGACGTCCTCGCGCCGCACGACCGGGAGCGGCTGACCGGCTGGCTGCTGAACTGCCGGACCAGCGGCACCCGTTTCCGCACCGGGCTGCCCGCCGGGTGGACGATCGCCGACAAGACCGGCGGTGGCTCCTACGGCACCTGCAACGACACGGGGATCGCCTGGACCGCGTCGGGCGAACCGGTGGTGGTGACCGTGCTGACCACCAAACCGGAGGCGACGGCGGTCGGTGACCACCCGCTGGTCGCGAAAGCGGCGGGGGTACTGGCGGCAGCGGTCGGCTGA
- the dusB gene encoding tRNA dihydrouridine synthase DusB — MTTLAPAPQQLRIGPHTVQPPVVLAPMAGITNAPFRTLCREFSGGHGLFVSEMITTRALVERNEKTMQLIHFDASETPRSIQLYGVDPVTVGKAVRMIVDEDLADHIDLNFGCPVPKVTRKGGGSALPYKRPLLRAILREAVANAGELPVTIKMRKGIDDDHLTYLDAGRIAVEEGVAAVALHGRTTAQHYGGTADWEAIARLKEHVPEIPVLGNGDIWSAGDARRMMAETGCDGVVVGRGCLGRPWLFGDLVGAFDGTDTKREPALREVAEVMVRHATLLGEWIGDEARGVIDFRKHVAWYLKGFAVGSEMRRNLAVTSSLEELAGQLNELDLDQPWPDGADGPRGRTSGNNRVVLPDGWLKDPYDCSGVSADAELDTSGG, encoded by the coding sequence ATGACCACGCTCGCCCCCGCGCCCCAGCAGCTCCGTATCGGCCCGCACACCGTGCAGCCGCCGGTGGTCCTCGCGCCCATGGCCGGGATCACCAACGCGCCGTTCCGCACCCTGTGCCGCGAGTTCTCCGGCGGCCACGGGCTGTTCGTCAGCGAGATGATCACGACGCGGGCCCTGGTCGAGCGCAACGAGAAGACCATGCAGCTCATCCACTTCGACGCGAGCGAGACCCCCCGGTCGATCCAGCTCTACGGTGTGGACCCGGTCACGGTCGGCAAGGCCGTCCGGATGATCGTCGACGAGGACCTCGCCGACCACATCGACCTGAACTTCGGCTGCCCGGTCCCCAAGGTCACCCGCAAGGGCGGCGGCTCGGCGCTCCCGTACAAGCGGCCGCTGCTCCGCGCGATCCTGCGCGAGGCCGTCGCGAACGCCGGGGAGCTGCCGGTCACCATCAAGATGCGCAAGGGAATCGACGACGACCACCTCACCTACCTCGACGCCGGCCGGATCGCCGTCGAGGAGGGGGTGGCCGCCGTCGCCCTGCACGGCAGGACCACTGCCCAGCACTACGGCGGCACCGCCGACTGGGAGGCCATCGCCCGCCTCAAGGAGCACGTGCCGGAGATCCCGGTCCTCGGCAACGGCGACATCTGGTCCGCCGGGGACGCCCGCCGGATGATGGCCGAGACCGGCTGCGACGGCGTGGTCGTCGGCCGCGGCTGCCTCGGCCGCCCCTGGCTCTTCGGCGACCTGGTCGGCGCCTTCGACGGGACGGACACCAAGCGCGAGCCCGCCCTGCGCGAGGTCGCCGAGGTGATGGTCCGGCACGCGACCCTGCTCGGCGAGTGGATCGGCGACGAGGCGCGCGGCGTGATCGACTTCCGCAAGCACGTGGCCTGGTACCTCAAGGGCTTCGCGGTGGGCTCGGAGATGCGCCGGAACCTCGCGGTCACCTCGTCCCTGGAGGAGCTGGCCGGCCAGCTGAACGAGCTGGACCTCGACCAGCCCTGGCCGGACGGCGCGGACGGCCCGCGCGGACGCACCTCGGGCAACAACCGGGTCGTCCTCCCGGACGGCTGGCTGAAGGACCCGTACGACTGCTCCGGAGTGAGCGCCGACGCGGAGCTGGACACCTCCGGCGGCTGA
- a CDS encoding VOC family protein yields MTTTLAAFVLDTPDPPALADFYRALLAWEEVERDSEWVRLRDPERERPGLSFQREAIHVTPVWPPEPGTQQMQAHLDLQVDDLDGETARACALGATLEEYQPQEDVRVLRDPHGHLFCLFLPGA; encoded by the coding sequence ATGACGACGACACTCGCTGCCTTTGTCCTCGACACCCCGGATCCGCCGGCCCTCGCCGACTTCTACCGTGCCCTGCTGGCTTGGGAGGAGGTCGAGCGGGACAGTGAATGGGTCCGGCTCAGGGACCCGGAACGCGAACGGCCCGGCCTCAGCTTCCAGCGGGAAGCGATCCACGTCACTCCCGTCTGGCCGCCCGAGCCGGGGACCCAGCAGATGCAGGCGCACCTCGATCTCCAGGTCGACGACCTCGACGGGGAGACCGCCCGCGCCTGCGCCCTCGGAGCGACGCTGGAGGAGTACCAGCCGCAGGAGGACGTGCGCGTCCTCCGGGATCCGCACGGCCACCTCTTCTGCCTCTTCCTGCCGGGCGCCTGA
- the ppdK gene encoding pyruvate, phosphate dikinase has product MSVHNGPQKFVYDFTEGNKDLKDLLGGKGANLAEMTNLGLPVPPGFTITTEACKVFLDSGVEPDELRDEVSAHLAALEARMGKTLGQHDDPLLVSVRSGAKFSMPGMMDTVLNIGLSDASVVGLAAQAGDERFAWDSYRRLIQMFGKTVLGVGGDLFEEALEAAKRAKKVSVDTDLGAEDLKKLVKQFKRIVKTEAGRDFPQDPREQMDLAIHAVFQSWNTDRAKLYRRQERIPGDLGTAVNICSMVFGNLGPDSGTGVAFTRDPASGHQGVYGDYLQNAQGEDVVAGIRNTVPLAELATIDRTSYDRLMRIMETLETHYRDLCDIEFTIERGQLWMLQTRVGKRTAGAAFRIATQLVDQGLIDEAEALQRVNGAQLAQLMFPRFDDTTTTRLLGRGIAASPGAAVGKAVFDSYTAVKWSRSGEKVILIRRETNPDDLDGMIAAEGILTSRGGKTSHAAVVARGMGKTCVCGAEEIEVDTKRRRLTVGDTVVEEGDLVSVDGSTGKVYLGEVPVVPSPVVEYFEGRMHAGADDADELVAAVHRIMAYADRMRRLRVRANADNAEDALRARRFGAQGIGLCRTEHMFLGERRVLVEQLVLADTDAEREAALAELLPLQKADFIELFESMDGLPVTVRLLDPPLHEFLPDITELSVRVALAESRKDANENDLRLLQAVHRLHEQNPMLGLRGVRLGLVIPGLFAMQVRAIAEAAAHRKNAKGDPRPEIMIPLVGTVQELEIVREEADRVIAEVQAATGTDLKLTIGTMIELPRAALTAGQIAEAAQFFSFGTNDLTQTVWGFSRDDVEASFFTAYLEKGIFGVSPFETIDQDGVGSLVRSAVEAGRATRPDLKLGVCGEHGGDPESVHFFHEVGLDYVSCSPFRIPVARLEAGRAAAGPRGGDTR; this is encoded by the coding sequence GTGTCCGTACACAACGGTCCTCAGAAGTTCGTCTACGACTTCACCGAGGGCAACAAGGATCTGAAGGACCTGCTCGGCGGGAAGGGTGCCAACCTCGCCGAGATGACCAACCTCGGCCTGCCGGTCCCTCCCGGCTTCACCATCACCACCGAGGCGTGCAAGGTCTTCCTCGACAGCGGTGTGGAGCCCGACGAGCTCCGCGACGAGGTGAGCGCCCATCTGGCCGCCCTGGAGGCGCGGATGGGCAAGACCCTCGGCCAGCACGACGACCCGCTCCTGGTCTCCGTACGCTCCGGCGCCAAGTTCTCGATGCCCGGCATGATGGACACCGTCCTCAACATCGGCCTCTCCGACGCCTCCGTCGTCGGTCTCGCCGCGCAGGCGGGGGACGAGCGCTTCGCCTGGGACTCGTACCGCCGCCTCATCCAGATGTTCGGCAAGACCGTGCTCGGCGTCGGCGGCGACCTCTTCGAAGAGGCGCTGGAGGCGGCCAAGCGGGCCAAGAAGGTCAGCGTCGACACGGACCTCGGCGCCGAGGACCTCAAGAAGCTCGTCAAGCAGTTCAAGCGGATCGTGAAGACCGAGGCGGGACGCGACTTCCCGCAGGACCCCCGGGAGCAGATGGACCTGGCCATACACGCGGTCTTCCAGTCGTGGAACACCGACCGGGCCAAGCTCTACCGCCGTCAGGAGCGCATCCCCGGCGACCTCGGCACCGCCGTCAACATCTGCTCCATGGTCTTCGGCAACCTCGGACCCGACTCGGGTACGGGCGTCGCCTTCACCCGCGACCCGGCCAGCGGCCACCAGGGCGTCTACGGCGACTACCTGCAGAACGCGCAGGGCGAGGACGTCGTCGCGGGCATCCGCAACACCGTGCCGCTCGCCGAGCTCGCGACCATCGACCGCACGTCCTACGACCGGCTGATGCGGATCATGGAGACGCTGGAGACCCACTACCGCGACCTCTGCGACATCGAGTTCACCATCGAACGCGGCCAGTTGTGGATGCTCCAGACCCGCGTCGGCAAGCGGACGGCGGGGGCCGCCTTCCGGATCGCCACCCAACTCGTCGACCAGGGGCTCATCGACGAGGCGGAGGCGCTCCAGCGGGTCAACGGCGCCCAGCTCGCCCAGCTGATGTTCCCGCGCTTCGACGACACCACGACGACCCGGCTGCTCGGGCGGGGCATCGCCGCCTCCCCGGGCGCCGCCGTCGGCAAGGCCGTCTTCGACTCGTACACCGCGGTCAAGTGGTCGCGCTCCGGCGAGAAGGTCATCCTGATCCGCCGCGAGACCAACCCCGACGACCTGGACGGCATGATCGCCGCCGAGGGCATCCTCACCTCGCGCGGCGGAAAGACCTCGCACGCCGCCGTCGTGGCGCGCGGCATGGGCAAGACGTGCGTCTGCGGCGCCGAGGAGATCGAGGTCGACACCAAGCGCCGCCGGCTCACCGTCGGCGACACCGTCGTGGAGGAGGGCGACCTCGTCTCGGTCGACGGCTCCACCGGGAAGGTCTACCTCGGCGAGGTCCCCGTCGTACCGTCCCCGGTCGTCGAGTACTTCGAGGGCCGGATGCACGCGGGCGCCGACGACGCCGACGAGCTCGTCGCCGCCGTGCACCGGATCATGGCCTACGCGGACCGGATGCGCCGACTGCGGGTACGGGCCAACGCCGACAACGCCGAGGACGCCCTGCGCGCCCGCCGCTTCGGCGCCCAGGGCATCGGCCTCTGCCGCACCGAGCACATGTTCCTCGGCGAACGCCGCGTCCTCGTGGAGCAGTTGGTCCTCGCCGACACCGACGCCGAGCGGGAAGCCGCCCTCGCCGAGCTGCTGCCGCTCCAGAAGGCCGACTTCATCGAGCTGTTCGAGTCGATGGACGGACTGCCCGTCACCGTACGGCTGCTCGACCCGCCGCTCCACGAGTTCCTGCCCGACATCACCGAACTCTCGGTGCGCGTCGCGCTCGCCGAGTCCCGCAAGGACGCCAACGAGAACGACCTGCGCCTCCTCCAGGCCGTACACCGGCTGCACGAGCAGAACCCGATGCTGGGGCTGCGCGGGGTCCGCCTCGGCCTGGTCATCCCCGGCCTCTTCGCCATGCAGGTCCGCGCCATCGCCGAGGCCGCCGCGCACCGGAAGAACGCCAAGGGGGACCCCCGCCCCGAGATCATGATCCCGCTCGTCGGCACGGTCCAGGAGCTGGAGATCGTCCGCGAGGAGGCCGACCGGGTCATCGCCGAGGTCCAGGCCGCCACCGGTACCGACCTCAAGCTCACCATCGGCACCATGATCGAGCTGCCCCGCGCCGCGCTGACCGCCGGTCAGATCGCCGAGGCCGCGCAGTTCTTCTCCTTCGGCACCAACGACCTCACCCAGACGGTGTGGGGCTTCTCCCGCGACGACGTGGAGGCCTCCTTCTTCACCGCCTACCTGGAGAAGGGCATCTTCGGGGTCTCCCCGTTCGAGACCATCGACCAGGACGGGGTCGGCTCGCTGGTGCGCAGCGCGGTGGAGGCCGGCCGGGCCACCCGCCCCGATCTCAAGCTCGGAGTCTGCGGTGAACACGGCGGTGACCCGGAGTCGGTGCACTTCTTCCACGAGGTGGGCCTCGACTACGTGTCCTGCTCGCCGTTCCGCATCCCCGTCGCCCGGCTGGAGGCCGGACGGGCCGCCGCCGGGCCGAGGGGCGGCGACACCCGCTGA
- a CDS encoding beta-ketoacyl-[acyl-carrier-protein] synthase family protein, producing the protein MPGEAAVTGLGMITPAGPDTAATWTSVCAGRSLARTDPELAGLPVDISCRADFDPEAVHGRRLARRLDRFCQLALVAARQAVADAGLDPATWNADRIGVVLGVGSNSLETYGREFPRLGRDEPHLVSPLALPRSVPSMAAAEIALDLGLRGPNFTVASACASGATALGVARDLIAAGTCDLVLAGGAESARSRMTATCFTQMRALSRGAPERASRPFDADRDGFVLSEGAAVLVLEHPDHARSRGVRTRALLRGFGATADAHHPVAPHPEGRGAEYALRAALADAGCAPGEIGHVNAHGTSTPAGDAAEARALLRLFDGAPPPVTAAKGVLGHALGAAGAIEAALTVLTLEEQLVPPTAGLTRQEPGLELDVVTGAPRPTALAAAVSNSFGFGGQNAALLFTAV; encoded by the coding sequence GTGCCGGGTGAAGCCGCCGTCACCGGCCTCGGCATGATCACCCCCGCGGGTCCGGACACCGCCGCGACCTGGACCTCGGTGTGCGCGGGGAGGAGTCTCGCCCGGACCGATCCCGAACTGGCGGGGCTCCCCGTCGACATCTCCTGCCGGGCCGACTTCGATCCGGAGGCCGTCCACGGCCGCCGTCTGGCCCGTCGGCTGGACCGTTTCTGCCAGCTCGCCCTGGTGGCCGCCCGCCAGGCCGTGGCGGACGCCGGACTGGACCCGGCCACCTGGAACGCCGACCGGATCGGCGTCGTCCTCGGTGTCGGCAGCAACAGCCTGGAGACGTACGGCCGGGAGTTCCCCCGGCTCGGCCGGGACGAGCCCCATCTGGTGTCCCCGCTGGCGCTGCCCCGCAGCGTGCCCAGCATGGCCGCCGCCGAGATCGCCCTCGACCTCGGCCTGCGCGGTCCCAACTTCACCGTCGCCAGCGCCTGCGCCTCGGGCGCCACCGCGCTCGGTGTCGCCCGTGACCTGATCGCCGCCGGCACCTGTGACCTGGTACTGGCCGGCGGGGCCGAGTCGGCGCGGTCCCGGATGACGGCGACCTGCTTCACGCAGATGCGGGCCCTCTCACGGGGTGCGCCGGAGCGGGCGTCCCGCCCGTTCGACGCGGACCGCGACGGATTCGTCCTCTCCGAGGGGGCCGCCGTCCTCGTCCTCGAACACCCGGACCACGCGCGGAGCCGGGGCGTACGCACCCGGGCACTGCTGCGCGGGTTCGGTGCGACCGCCGACGCCCACCACCCCGTCGCCCCGCACCCGGAGGGCCGGGGCGCCGAGTACGCCCTGCGGGCCGCACTCGCCGACGCGGGCTGCGCTCCCGGAGAGATCGGTCACGTCAACGCGCACGGCACGTCCACCCCCGCGGGTGATGCCGCCGAAGCCAGGGCGCTGCTGCGGCTCTTCGACGGCGCCCCGCCGCCGGTGACCGCCGCCAAGGGCGTCCTCGGTCACGCGCTGGGCGCGGCCGGTGCCATCGAGGCGGCCCTGACGGTCCTCACCCTCGAGGAGCAGCTCGTCCCGCCGACCGCAGGCCTCACCCGTCAGGAGCCGGGCCTGGAGCTGGACGTGGTCACCGGCGCGCCCCGCCCCACCGCTCTGGCTGCCGCCGTCTCCAACTCCTTCGGTTTCGGCGGCCAGAACGCCGCCCTGCTCTTCACCGCCGTCTGA
- a CDS encoding acyl-ACP desaturase: protein MTLTPATPPGLGPTAVGHLLHDLEPAVAGLLDRHLSTARDWMPHRYVPWSAARDFDGPLDGAPWDPDQCALPRAVRDALVVNLLTEDNLPSYHFEIATRFGRDGAWGTWVHRWTAEEGRHADVLRAYLHARRAVDPVDLEERRMVQVGTGYRSDQPTSLHALAYVTVQELATRQAHRNAGRACGDPLGERLMARIAADENLHMLFYRDLFGEALAQAPDAALHALADVVCGFRMPGTTLPGFRTRALRIAAAGIYDLDVHREHVLHPLLRHFAALTRSGLGPLGRQAQDRIGAHLEHLERAAERSRRLYRRMAALDPGTAAVAAALADGGTAATGAAVTAEGAHRAG from the coding sequence ATGACCCTCACCCCCGCCACCCCGCCGGGCCTCGGTCCCACCGCCGTGGGACACCTCCTGCACGACCTCGAACCGGCCGTCGCCGGGCTGCTCGACCGTCACCTCTCCACCGCCCGCGACTGGATGCCCCACCGGTACGTCCCCTGGAGCGCGGCCCGCGACTTCGACGGGCCGCTCGACGGCGCCCCCTGGGACCCGGACCAGTGCGCGCTGCCCCGCGCCGTGCGGGACGCCCTCGTCGTCAACCTCCTGACCGAGGACAACCTGCCGAGCTACCACTTCGAGATCGCCACCCGCTTCGGCCGCGACGGCGCCTGGGGGACCTGGGTGCACCGCTGGACGGCGGAGGAGGGGCGTCACGCCGACGTACTGCGCGCCTATCTGCACGCCCGCCGCGCCGTGGACCCGGTGGACCTCGAGGAGCGGCGGATGGTCCAGGTCGGTACCGGTTACCGCAGCGACCAGCCCACCTCGCTGCACGCGCTGGCGTACGTCACCGTCCAGGAGCTCGCCACCCGCCAGGCCCACCGCAACGCGGGCCGGGCCTGCGGCGACCCGCTGGGCGAGCGGCTGATGGCACGGATCGCCGCCGACGAGAACCTCCACATGCTCTTCTACCGCGACCTGTTCGGCGAGGCGCTCGCCCAGGCCCCGGACGCCGCCCTGCACGCCCTCGCCGACGTGGTGTGCGGGTTCCGGATGCCCGGGACCACGCTGCCCGGCTTCCGCACCCGGGCCCTGCGCATCGCCGCCGCGGGCATCTACGACCTCGACGTCCACCGCGAGCACGTGCTGCATCCGCTGCTGCGCCACTTCGCCGCCCTCACCCGGAGCGGCCTCGGACCTCTCGGGCGGCAGGCGCAGGACCGTATCGGCGCCCATCTGGAACACCTGGAGCGGGCGGCCGAGCGCTCCCGCCGCCTGTACCGGCGGATGGCCGCGCTCGACCCCGGGACCGCGGCCGTCGCCGCCGCCCTCGCCGACGGGGGGACCGCGGCCACCGGGGCGGCCGTCACCGCCGAAGGGGCCCACCGTGCCGGGTGA
- a CDS encoding beta-ketoacyl-[acyl-carrier-protein] synthase family protein: MVTGLGLVTPGGIGVEAGWRAALAGVSTAARDPRLAGLRVDISCRVPEFDADALLGRRLARRMDRGTQLGVVAAREAFAMAGLTDGDWDPARVGVVMGSGGSSVDGLLDICDRLAAGRPESVPPMALPRSLPSAGATEVALDLGAAGPNFATSAGCASGLTAIGVARDLLRSGALDIVVAGGAESLCHPLTVTAFAQLGVLSTRPGDPCEAARPFGRDRDGFVVAEGAGILVLERAAYARARRAPVLAHAAGYGAGSDAHHVAAVHPEGRGAERAVRAALADARWRPEDVEHVNAHGAATRANDAAEASWLARVLPHRPPVTATKATLGHAGAGSGGIEAALSVLTLSRRTIPPTANHTEPDTTLAGGIDLVTRAPRAGGRRTALCVSTALGGQNSALALLAS; encoded by the coding sequence GTGGTGACGGGCCTGGGCTTGGTCACGCCCGGCGGCATCGGTGTGGAGGCCGGCTGGCGGGCCGCCCTCGCGGGGGTGTCCACGGCCGCCCGGGACCCGCGGCTGGCCGGACTGCGGGTGGACATCTCCTGCCGGGTGCCGGAGTTCGACGCCGACGCGCTGCTCGGGCGGCGTCTGGCCCGCCGGATGGACCGGGGCACGCAGCTCGGCGTGGTCGCCGCCCGCGAGGCGTTCGCCATGGCGGGCCTCACCGACGGGGACTGGGACCCGGCCCGGGTGGGGGTCGTGATGGGTTCGGGCGGCTCCAGCGTGGACGGCCTCCTCGACATCTGCGACCGGCTCGCGGCCGGCCGGCCCGAGAGTGTGCCGCCGATGGCGCTGCCCCGCAGCCTGCCCAGCGCGGGCGCGACCGAGGTCGCCCTCGATCTCGGGGCGGCCGGACCGAACTTCGCGACCTCGGCAGGGTGTGCCTCCGGGCTCACCGCGATCGGGGTCGCCCGCGACCTGCTGCGCTCGGGCGCCCTGGACATCGTGGTGGCCGGAGGCGCCGAGTCGCTCTGCCACCCCCTCACCGTGACCGCTTTCGCGCAGTTGGGCGTCCTGTCCACCCGGCCCGGCGACCCGTGCGAGGCGGCCCGCCCCTTCGGCCGGGACCGGGACGGCTTCGTGGTCGCCGAGGGGGCCGGAATCCTGGTGCTGGAGCGCGCCGCGTACGCCCGGGCCCGCCGCGCCCCGGTCCTGGCGCACGCGGCGGGTTACGGGGCGGGGAGCGACGCCCACCACGTCGCCGCCGTCCACCCCGAAGGGCGAGGCGCCGAGCGGGCGGTGCGCGCCGCGCTCGCCGATGCCCGCTGGCGGCCCGAGGACGTGGAGCACGTGAACGCGCACGGCGCGGCGACGCGGGCCAACGACGCGGCCGAGGCGTCCTGGCTGGCCCGGGTGCTGCCGCACCGCCCGCCGGTCACCGCCACCAAGGCCACCCTCGGTCACGCCGGGGCCGGTTCGGGGGGCATCGAAGCCGCCCTGAGCGTGCTCACCCTCTCCCGCCGGACCATCCCGCCGACCGCGAACCACACCGAACCGGACACCACCCTCGCCGGAGGGATCGACCTCGTCACCCGGGCCCCCCGGGCCGGCGGGCGGCGCACCGCGCTGTGCGTCTCCACCGCGCTGGGCGGCCAGAACAGTGCGCTGGCCCTGCTGGCCTCCTGA
- a CDS encoding phosphopantetheine-binding protein: MEDGAMYEMLTRLLVEEFGLDEDQVRPDATARQLELDSLSLAELAVIITEGTGVRLEDVEVSPDSTLGQMAEAFGRALPPAPAGRAALPPSLSPSSGDARPAAPAPSLDQALSVAPAQS; encoded by the coding sequence ATGGAGGACGGCGCGATGTACGAGATGCTGACCAGGTTGCTGGTCGAGGAGTTCGGACTGGACGAGGACCAGGTGCGTCCCGATGCCACGGCCCGTCAACTGGAGCTGGACTCGCTCTCCCTGGCGGAGTTGGCGGTGATCATCACCGAGGGCACCGGGGTGCGGCTGGAGGACGTGGAGGTGAGCCCCGACAGCACGCTCGGTCAGATGGCGGAGGCGTTCGGCCGGGCCCTTCCCCCGGCCCCGGCAGGCCGCGCGGCCCTCCCACCGTCCCTCTCCCCGTCGTCCGGCGACGCCCGGCCCGCGGCCCCCGCCCCCTCGCTCGACCAGGCCCTGTCCGTCGCGCCTGCCCAGTCGTGA